A window of Ranitomeya variabilis isolate aRanVar5 chromosome 2, aRanVar5.hap1, whole genome shotgun sequence contains these coding sequences:
- the LOC143806997 gene encoding uncharacterized protein LOC143806997, giving the protein MPGASTAKKGSIPSKIATIWSQRGAKEDGNLSHRKTHAGFVGTNESHSLIQHKLKTRGSPPQIKPQTSGSSAADAALHLPSSASESGRHGAVTLQDRSALKTKMAPAPQLPRISVPGSRVKQQPADKPRLQADAATQKSDAAQLQKIDPGPHRTQIRQRRADPQREGEQEAAAVERAGTGSKMAPAPLQLRISAPDFIPRRKVAVTATGEQDTRPEIKDRPRGRQADSNEGASCGIKTEGQRHSASRTKENGTQGPK; this is encoded by the exons ATGCCAGGAGCCAGCACAGCAAAGAAGGGATCTATTCCCAGCAAGATTGCAACAATTTGGAGCCAGAGAGGGGCTAAAGAGGATGGAAATCTGTCCCACAGAAAAACTCATGCCGGGTTTGTAGGGACAAATGAGTCCCATTCCCTCATCCAGCACAAGCTGAAAACTCGGGGCTCACCACCGCAAATAAAGCCACAGACCAGCGGATCATCCGCCGCCGACGCAGCCCTGCATCTGCCCAGCAGCGCAAGTGAGAGTGGCCGGCATGGAGCGGTGACACTGCAAGACAGGAGCGCTCTGAAAACCAAGATGGCGCCCGCGCCGCAGCTGCCGAGGATCAGCGTTCCGGGGTCCAGAGTGAAGCAGCAGCCAGCTGACAAGCCGCGGCTGCAAGCTGATGCGGCGACACAGAAGAGTGACGCCGCACAGCTGCAGAAGATAGACCCCGGACCTCACCGCACCCAAATCAGGCAGAGACGGGCGGACCCACAGCGGGAAGGAGAACAGGAAGCGGCGGCTGTGGAGAGAGCCGGGACCGGAAGCAAGATGGCGCCCGCTCCTCTGCAGCTTAGGATCAGCGCTCCGGACTTCATTCCAAGGAGGAAAGTGGCTGTTACAGCGACGGGGGAACAGGACACCAGACCGGAGATAAAAGACCGGCCCAGAGGGAGACAAGCAGACAGTAATGAGGGAGCCAGCTGTGGAATCAAAACGGAG GGACAGCGGCACTCTGCCTCAAGAACAAAGGAGAATGGAACCCAGGGTCCAAAATGA